The following are from one region of the Leptospira kirschneri serovar Cynopteri str. 3522 CT genome:
- a CDS encoding alpha/beta hydrolase codes for MKILKWILGIIGTFALFLVVTFYAETPKYEYKSVPLHSDFNSYYQEKLQMSRSKKVRPGNEEKLVRYSTDKTDFSILYIHGFGASRAEGEEVTDQLAKDLKANLYYVRLPGHGTNLEDHRDATFEEILQDSETAFLESEKLGKKMILIGTSMGGLISTYLAAKYPEKVHALILVSPFYDFTNPFTVIYQFSWGKDFAHIVMGKIRKSTEEEKRNPASAFWYRDQYLAAVQNLSDLREFVLETDPFSKISSPTLLFYYYKNEKDQDVSASVSSMLKAFKKVNENGKANPLNKAVKVEFGNHVLFSKYMKSDKDLILKEAETFIQNVFSLNKNLSHN; via the coding sequence ATGAAAATACTTAAATGGATTTTAGGAATCATCGGAACGTTCGCTCTATTTTTAGTCGTCACCTTTTATGCTGAAACTCCTAAATATGAATACAAATCCGTTCCCTTACATTCCGACTTCAACAGTTATTATCAAGAAAAACTTCAAATGAGTCGGTCTAAAAAAGTAAGACCCGGTAACGAAGAAAAATTAGTGAGATATTCTACGGATAAAACCGATTTCTCAATTCTTTACATCCACGGTTTTGGAGCTTCTCGCGCGGAAGGAGAAGAAGTTACGGATCAACTCGCAAAAGATCTAAAAGCAAATCTTTACTATGTTCGTCTTCCCGGTCATGGAACTAATTTGGAAGATCATAGAGATGCAACTTTTGAAGAAATTTTACAAGACTCCGAAACGGCTTTTTTAGAATCCGAAAAATTAGGTAAAAAAATGATTCTAATTGGAACTAGTATGGGGGGGTTGATTTCTACATACTTAGCAGCCAAATATCCGGAAAAAGTTCACGCTTTAATTCTCGTTTCTCCTTTTTACGATTTTACAAATCCCTTTACTGTCATTTATCAATTTTCTTGGGGTAAAGATTTCGCTCACATAGTAATGGGAAAAATTCGTAAATCTACAGAAGAAGAAAAACGAAATCCAGCCAGTGCTTTCTGGTATAGAGATCAATATCTCGCGGCGGTTCAAAATTTATCGGATTTAAGAGAATTTGTCTTGGAAACCGACCCATTCTCCAAAATTTCCTCTCCTACTCTATTGTTTTACTATTATAAAAATGAAAAAGATCAAGATGTGTCCGCTTCCGTCTCATCTATGTTAAAAGCATTCAAAAAAGTAAATGAAAACGGAAAGGCAAACCCATTGAACAAAGCAGTAAAGGTAGAATTTGGAAATCACGTATTATTTTCCAAATATATGAAAAGCGACAAGGATTTGATTTTAAAAGAAGCAGAAACTTTCATCCAAAATGTTTTTTCTTTAAATAAGAATTTATCCCACAATTGA
- a CDS encoding nitrilase-related carbon-nitrogen hydrolase: protein MFFKRSYLFYFVFLILVFYGIWTYTDRSTWEQTPDSKLKRIESFGKNLKKGNLLGIQPWMNPIDYSNEINFSKKIQSYLEEANKKGYINPKTIVVFPEYLGTWLVIAGEKTSVIRSDKLEDSMQTLILSNPIGFILNFFKAQGKDKIRDALFRMKAEKMLSIYSNTFSNMAKKWRITIVAGSILLPEPYVIEGKIQIRNGALKNASYVFLPDGRVAENSPEKIYPIEDEKSFVEASTLKNLKIIQSPAGNIGVLVCADSWYPEVYEIFKKQNVNFVVVPSYVAPDGAMSEVWKGYNGSKNPTDIRSEDVHRISEGEAWLKYALAGRILKSGATHGMNVFLRGSLWDLGSDGEIILVHRLMVRTFPKIYGASIVNLWLD, encoded by the coding sequence ATGTTTTTTAAGAGAAGTTATTTATTCTATTTTGTTTTTTTGATTCTTGTATTTTACGGAATTTGGACCTATACAGACCGTTCTACTTGGGAACAGACTCCGGATTCTAAATTGAAAAGGATAGAGAGTTTTGGAAAGAATCTAAAAAAAGGAAATCTTCTCGGAATTCAACCTTGGATGAATCCTATTGATTATTCGAATGAAATCAATTTTTCGAAAAAGATTCAATCTTATCTTGAAGAAGCAAATAAGAAGGGATACATCAATCCGAAAACGATCGTGGTATTTCCGGAATATTTAGGAACTTGGCTTGTGATCGCAGGAGAAAAAACTTCCGTGATTAGGTCGGACAAGCTCGAAGATTCGATGCAAACTCTTATTTTGAGTAACCCAATAGGTTTTATTCTCAATTTTTTCAAAGCACAAGGAAAGGATAAAATCAGAGACGCGCTTTTTAGGATGAAGGCGGAAAAGATGTTGTCCATATATTCGAACACGTTCTCGAATATGGCAAAAAAATGGAGGATCACGATTGTAGCGGGATCGATTCTTCTTCCGGAACCTTATGTTATAGAAGGTAAGATCCAAATTAGAAATGGAGCCTTAAAAAACGCTTCTTATGTTTTTTTACCGGATGGTAGAGTGGCTGAAAATTCTCCCGAAAAAATTTATCCTATAGAGGATGAAAAATCCTTTGTGGAGGCTTCTACTCTCAAAAATCTAAAGATTATCCAAAGTCCAGCGGGAAACATAGGGGTTTTGGTTTGTGCAGACTCTTGGTACCCTGAGGTCTACGAAATATTCAAAAAACAGAATGTGAATTTTGTAGTCGTTCCCTCTTATGTGGCTCCGGATGGGGCTATGTCCGAGGTTTGGAAAGGTTATAACGGTTCAAAAAATCCGACCGATATTCGTTCGGAAGATGTACATAGAATTTCGGAAGGAGAGGCCTGGCTTAAATATGCACTTGCCGGGAGGATTTTAAAATCCGGGGCCACTCATGGGATGAATGTTTTTTTACGGGGATCTCTTTGGGATCTAGGATCCGATGGAGAAATCATTTTAGTTCACCGGTTGATGGTTCGGACCTTTCCTAAAATTTACGGAGCCAGTATCGTAAATCTCTGGTTAGATTGA
- a CDS encoding globin — protein sequence MNISENQIRSLNESFDIVNLDRIKFAELFFIYLKENHPKYENIFSRIQLEDVKHFMNSARNISLSSVQYSQLEKAIQNFGVECLKICNQVEEIPILEKAWLFALEEWLGPWYSHEVEKSWQEVFKMIHTFSESTLQISF from the coding sequence ATGAATATTTCAGAAAATCAAATTCGAAGTTTGAACGAATCCTTTGATATAGTCAATCTGGATAGAATTAAATTTGCAGAATTATTTTTTATCTATCTCAAAGAGAATCATCCAAAATACGAAAACATATTTTCCAGAATTCAACTGGAAGACGTTAAACATTTTATGAATTCCGCTCGAAATATTTCCCTCTCTAGTGTTCAATACTCACAATTAGAAAAGGCAATCCAAAATTTCGGTGTGGAATGTCTTAAAATCTGTAATCAGGTGGAAGAAATTCCTATTCTTGAAAAAGCCTGGTTATTTGCGTTGGAAGAATGGCTCGGTCCTTGGTATTCTCACGAAGTGGAAAAAAGTTGGCAAGAAGTATTCAAAATGATCCATACTTTTTCTGAAAGTACGCTACAAATAAGCTTTTAG